DNA from Dama dama isolate Ldn47 chromosome 5, ASM3311817v1, whole genome shotgun sequence:
CCCACTTCACCAAAGTGCACAGATCCGCGCTTGGGCGGCGCGGCCCGCGGGCCCGGAGGGGCATcccggggccgggccgggccgctAGGCTCAGTCAGAACCTCCTTGCATAgatatttgtgtctttttattattggtagtagtattttttgccttttattgCTTCTAAAAGTTCTTACTGCGTTTTTTTCTGATCCGGACTCTGCGTTCGGCCTCCGTcgcctcagatttttttttttttttttgtatgtatgtttgtttaaaaaaggaaaaggggggaAATGGACTCTAGTTACAAATTATCTtggcctctctctttcctctcaatCCACATTCCCTCCCgccaaaattaaaatcacaaaacgCTGAGACTAGGGGTTGGGGGTGAGGGCTTCCAGGTCCAGGTTTGGCGCCCAGATTTATGCCCTTTTCAAGAAAGAGGGGGCGCCCAGCTCCTCGGCAGCTCGGTGACtgtttcaataataataataataataataggaggAAAACAGTATACCACAGCTCAGCTGCCCCCCTTACCAAAGCCTTTGGGCCTGCAGggggaaaggggaagaggaaCAGTGCAGGAGTTGGGAATGGGGGGAGGGGTCTCCAGAGAGTGCCCGAAGACGGTCCCTGTAGAAGTATTCCctgggaaagaggaggagagaacCCCTTGGGGAGAGAGAAGGCGAGTCCCCTGGGGGAAGCGAGGCCCCTAGGACGGGCACCCACAGATAAGAGGACCGCGCTGCCCAGGAGAGCGGCAGAACCGACGGCCCGCTCCCCGCACCCCGCGCTGGGGTAGGTGGGGGTGCCCCTgcgctgggggggtggggaggttgggGGCAAGGGTGCGGgcaaaggccaaaaaaaaaaaaaaaaaaaggaaggggcaGGCGCGAGGTCTCAGTTATGGAAAAACGCATTGAGCTCCTCGTACATGGGGCCCCGGTCGTGGTGAAGGTGCATATCGTAAGATAAGAGATTCTCCGAGTGGACGCCCCCGCGCACAGCCGACGAACCAAAGACCAGCCCGTGGCCCGTGGGCCGCGAGCCGGGCAGCGCCGAGTAGTGCATAGAGTAATGGTAGCTCTTCTCGTGGTCGGGCGACGAGTCCTGCTTGAGCGAGAAGTTGCCATTGAGGCAGAGCGGGGGGCTGAGCGGGCCCTCATACTCGGAGCTGTTGTAGTCCGGGctcgcgccgccgccgcccgccgccgcgtACAGCGTCTCATAGGCGGCGCAGTAGCCGTGGGTCCGCAGGGCGTGCGCCGCGCCGCTGCCCAGGCCGCCCGCCGCCTGGCACTGTGCGCCCGCCAGGCGCGAGCACGGGTACGGGTAGGGGTGCATGGCGAACGGACCGCCCGAGCCGTGGAAGCGGCCCGTGCCGTCGGCGCCCTGCTCGGTGAGGAAGTTGCGCGAGTTGAGCTGCAGGCAGCCGGCCACCAGGTTGGTGGTGGGCTGCGACAGGCCCTTGCACAGCGTCTGCACGTAGGACACCAGGTCGGGCCGCTTGCCCGAGCGCAGGATCTCCGAGAGCGCCCAGATGTAGTTCTTGGCGAGGCGCAGCGTCTCGATCTTGGACAGCTTCTGGGTCTTGGAGTAGCAGGGCACCACCTTCCGCAGGTTGTCCAGCGCCGCGTTCAGGTCGTGCATGCGGTTGCGCTCCCGCGCGTTCGCCTTCTGCCGCCGCAGCTTGGAGCGCTCCAGGCGCGCCTTGGTCATCTTGCGCTTCTTGGGTCCGCGCTTCTTGGGCCGCTCGCCCTCGGCCTCGTCCagcccttcctcttcctcctcttcctcctcctcctcaccccccaGCTCGCCTTCCTCCTTGACCTCGGCCAGCGCGGCCTCCGGCACCTCGTCGGAACGGAGAGGGACGGGCTTGGCGGCCCGGGCGGGCCCCGGAGCCCCGGGCCCCGGCTGAGGCGGAGGCGGAGGCGGTGCGTCGCCCTTGTCGCTCCTCGGCTCGTCGTCGTCGCCGTCGCCCCAGCTGGCGAACTTGGGCACGTCCGAGAGGAGACCGGGCTCGCTGAACAGGCGGGTCAGCATGGTGCCTGAGGACGCCCGGCGGGCGGGAAGGGGAGACACAGAACACAGAGTTAGGGGCGCGCTGGGTTCATGCCGCGCCCCCTCCACCCGCCTCCACTCCCGAGTCCAGTGCGGATTCCTGCCCGGGGAGCCCTGGATGCCCACCTCCTCCGCCTGCCCCACCCCGAGCCTTCCCAACCCTGCCCCGGCCGCGCGCCCGGGATCTCGGCCCAGGCCCTTTCCCCAGCGCTGGGCCCCGGCTCCACCCCTCGCCTGAACGAGGGGCCGCTCCCCGCGCCGGGTCATCTCCGGGTGTGGTTGGGACGGAGCTGAGGCTTTAGGGAGCAGATCTCTTCGCCGGGGGGAGGCTGCACGATCACCCGGAAAGCCTGTTCTCTCCGGGTGTTGGAGGAAGGCTGGGCGGCCGCCGGTGGGGACAGCTGCCCCGCTCGGCGGCTCCGGCGGCCCGGGCCCCTCCGCCCTGCTCCCTCACCCTCCCGTGGCTCTCACCCCCACGCTCCCTAATCCAATTTGCAACTTGGCCGCGCGCCGCCCTCGGCTCggcccccacccccgcagccccAATTCTAGAGGCGGGAGGATCGTTTCCTCTAGCCGGGCGTCCCCAGCTCCCGGAGCCGGCTCGGGGCGGCGAGGGCTGAGAAACCCGGGCGTGGGGAGGAGACGGAGAGAAGCGAGCCCCGTCCGTCTCCCCTGCGGTCGGGGACCCCCTTCCCCCCTTTAAACTGCCTCCCTCCCACACGGCTCTTCAGATCTCGTTGTATTTCGGgattgataggaaaaaaaaaaatccaaatttgtttgtttgcttctctctctctttttcccggTGGTAGGGAAAGGTCGAAGGTTCCTCCGGGACAACCATGGGGGGTtcccatctcaggctcttcacgccCCCCATGACCctgcttccccctcctccccaagcCCAAGGCGGGCAGAGACGCCTCCCTCCGCAGCCCCCTGAGCTGCAGCCCCTTATGCGAGAGGAAACCTAGGGCTCCTCCGATGCCCACCCCATGAGGGGGCATCATCCCAGGAAGGGGGGATTTGGGGACCGTCCTGTCGGCCGAAGaagctgccccccgcccccaatcaGCGGGTCAGATCTAGCTCCCTTTCGGACAACTTACCTCGGAGAGGAgtcaaggggagaggggaggggaggggggggaggggggcaagagagagaggggggagaaGAGGAATCTTCTCGCTTATTTCATTGTTCCCCCATCTTCAGGGAGCGGGGGCAGCGGCTCCTCAAGGCGGCAGGCGCCGGCGTCTTCAGAGCGCCATGCGAACCGCGGAGCGAGTGTGGCATCTCTACCAGGCGGGGTACCAGCCTCTATGCCAGGCCATATGGGCTTGGCACGTCACGGGCAGCAGCTATCACATGAGAGACGGTGATTGGCATGCGTCTGCATTGGGGGAGAGCCGGCTCCCCCGGGACCCGCCGCCATCTGTCACTctctactccaaaaaaaaaaaaaaaaaaaaaattaaataaataaaggaaataaataaatatctctgccgccctcccctccccgcccaacGCAGGGAAAGCAGGGAttgagagggaggtaggaggagtTGCCCCCCTTGGATATAGAGTCCCCCACATGGGAACAATGGGGTGGCGAGGTTGGAAATTGGGGGGTTTTGATGTTCCCAATTCTGTGCTCCCTCCAGGGTCCTGCtctgtccatttctttccttGCAGGCCCCCAAAGGTGGGTCAGGAACCAGAACCTAGGGTCTGGAGAGGGGACCTCTATGCTTGCCCCCACACCCCCCCAGGAGGATCCGCTTGACCACAAAGGGACAGCTGAGGCCTCCTCCCGGGGTGGGCGTGGGGGGCGTCCCTGGCCTAAGCCCCATAGGTAGATGTTGGCACCGTGCCATCCCTCATCCctgtctgcccctcccccacccaccctcacGCACACACAACATATGTGGCTGAACGAAATTCAAACcaagggaaagacagagaaaaggaaagacttgCCTGGATGTCTGTGCCTCTGcatgggcgtgtgtgtgtgtgtctgtggggacatgtgtgtatatctgtggAGTCAGCCGATGGGAAAGATTTCCTTGGGTGTTTGGGGGCACATGTAGGTTGGGATCTGGATGGAAAGCAGCCCCTGGGATAAGACTATGCACCCAccgtctgggggtgggggagagggttgGGTCTGGATTCCTAACCCAGAaacctctccctcctctcccctcaatTCCCAGCCCCACATACCCTCCCCCTGCGAGACAAGTAGCCGTCCCACCAGTCTCTTTCTTTCCTGGCCTCTGACTTGGTTGTTTgaaggaggagggggctgggctgggaaTCGCCTCAAGTTCCTGAAGGAGATGCAAGCATTCCCCTCCCCCTTCAAAAAATCCTGAAAGTAGAGAAGCCAACTCCAGCAGTCCACCAGTGACCAGGGGGAGGTAGGTCAGACAGGTGCCTTGGTGAGGAAAGTAGGAAATTGCTGTTTTATCTTACAGCTCACCTTTCAACCCTCTCCCTGGGCCAGACACAGATGCATGGATTGAGGGAGGaagctttacacacacacacacacacacacacacacacacacacacctgttccTCACTCTGTGTGCAAAAAATGGATACACACCCCTACTCAGATAGAGTCTTGTGTGTAAGCAGGCAATCACAATCAGGTGTAGAGAGACCCTGGTCTACACCTTTATTCAGGAATTCATAGTGTGTTTCAGACCCACATTTCCtatccctccccatcctccagCTTCCGTATGCTAAGACAACTTCAATTATACTTGACCACATTCACTTTGATGGCAACCGTGTGCCAAGTATTGGGTGGTGCAAAGACAGGGGTCTCATTCTCAGGCTGCACAGGAACACTTTTCTCCTTCTAGGACTTCAGGAAGGGGTCTTGGACTGGGAAGACACTGATTTGGTGTCTCGTAGAATGAATTAGGTTCTACACAGAGGCATACATGGTGGCGAAGGAGGCCTTGGGAGAGGGGGGCTGCATCTGTGTGAGGCTCAGAGGCACTGGACCAGGTACAGAAGGCATCTCGAAGAGTcctgatgtgaaagtgaaagtgttagtcactcagttgagtccgactctttggattcctggactgtagcctaccaggcttctctgtccatgggatttcccaggcaagaatactggagtgggttgcaattccctcctccaggggatcttcctgacccagggactgaacgcagatctcctgcactgcaggcggattcttgactgtctgaaccaccaggggatcCAAGTGTCCTTACACTGAGGCCCGTGGTGGGGGACTGACTTGCCCAGGGCTATGCAGTGGGTCACAGAACTGGATCTAGAACCAAGGGACTTGACTCCCAACCCAGTGCTCCTCCTATAGTCCCACAGTCTGCCTCAGGGGGCCCCAAGGATGAGAAGCCAATGTTAAGTCTTCCTCCATTCATACATCCTGGTCCTGGGAAGGCACATGATCTGGGGGCACTTGACATGGCAGAGGGGGCCAAAGGGTGGACCTCAGGTGGGGCAGAGATTCGGCAGTGCTGGCTAGGCCCCTGTCCGCTTCTGGGCACAGCCTCAAAGGTTTTCTTGTCTCTTCACTGAGGCTGGGGGTCTTCAATCCAGACACACGGCTCTTCTTGAGTCCTCCCAGTCATATGGTATTTTGATTCCATGCATATGCTTTAGGCTCTGATTCCTAGCCAACCCTATTTACCATCCTTAAAGAAAGCCGAATGCCTTGAACAAGTTACATAACAGCTCTCAGTCttgatttccccatctgtaaaatggggacagttaTGTTACACTTCATAGGGCTGTTGTTAGCACGAAATAGGATAATGGGTGTATTGAGTTGAGCAAGGGGCTAGCAATAGAGTGCACCTTCAGTAAATGCCAGCTCTCCTTTTCCTTAAAGCACTTTGTAAACTGTAACATGCTTTACACTAATAATTTCTTGCACATACCCCCTGATACATACATATTCAGAATGCTCTGTCTACATGGGAACTGAGTTTTTGTTGAATTaatgggtgaatgaatggatgagtgcaTGAATTAATGCTTCCTTGGGGTTGAAAGATACCCCCCTGCCCTCTCCTTTGGACACTGAGGCCTGGGTTAAGCCTCACAGGCCCCCACAGCTCTGCTTTCTACTCCAGCGGAGCCCTTTGGAGGGCTTCCATCCCTCCCCTATCTCCTTTCAGGAATGACCTCACCCCCCTTcagctccccccaccaccaccaggagaATGAGGCCTGAGGGGTTGGGGGGATGTACCTGGGGGTATGGAAAACTTCATTCCTCTCAGTCTGTTTGCTGCCcctgtcttttcttccttcagAAAAATGGAACAAGTTTTTCTCACTCGAcacatttcaactttttttttagaaGATACAATAAAAAACAGGGGAAAATTGGAACAGAGGGAGGTGTGGGATGGGCCCGCCTTAGACATGAGCTTGAAGGAGGTATAAAACACACGTGTCCACATACACATGAACAAGCATGAACAGACAGGGACGCCGTGCACCTCTCTGTCCACCCAGAGAGGCAGAGATGCGGGGATAGAGAGACAGAAAGCGCcagaaatggaaggaaggagaTGGAAGAAGAAGGACACCCAGAGATGCCATCTGTTCCTCCCCCTGGCATTGGGGGAAGGGAGTTGGTGAGGGGCCTGGTCCCCTCTGGGTCTCtgagagggaaaggggaagggTAGGCATCTCAGGCAAGCCTGGAAGATTCCCATTTCTGTTACCCACCCCCATCCAGGGAGCCGGGAGCTGAGGGTCTGAGGTTCCCATGGAGACATAGCCCCATCCCAGGGGAGGCCACTGTCTGGGCACCTAAAATGGCTGCCTCAGAGGGGTGGCGGCCATTTTGTGCAGGCGTAGGTCCCGGGTTGGCGGGGGTGGGGCCTTGGGGGTGTAGAAGGGAGCGAGCCTGAGGGGATAGGTCATTCCTGAGCAGTCTAGGGAATCTTGCTCAGAGAACTGGAGAATGTTGTATAAAGCTGCTCTCATTACGCCCCCTgctacaccaaaaaaaaaaaaaaaaaacacaccacacATAAATCTGTAAACCTCCATTCCATTCAGACACCCAGAAGGACACCTAGCCAGACACTTGCCACCAACATCACCATGCTCCAAATAAGACTGGTGGGGGCAAGTGTGCTGGGGAAGGGGACTTGATTTCCCACCAAAGGGCCAAACCGTGGGGGAGCAAGTGCGTTGGAGTCCAGGCCTCCATGCCCCTCAGCCATTTAACTCCATCTCCCGGGTGCTCCCAGGCTGAGGTGGTCTGGCAGGtgaagagtgagggcaggagcaggACAAGGAGGGGACGGTCTCCTCgtctcccccccgccccgccccggctcTGATTTGAGGTGAAGGGCAGGAATGTGGGGGTCCTCGGAGGCCCGTGCTCCTGGCACTGCGTGTGCTGTGGCGCTGGAGCGCGGGGAGGGGGCCGGCTGGCACTGCCCACACGGTGACTCTGCCATCGGCCGGAGGCGTGAAGGGCCCTCCTGAAGCCCCGGAGAGCCCGccgccctccccccgccccctgtGCACCCCCAGTCTGACGGGACGTGGGGGGCGGGGACCTGCCGCGTCCTCCCGGCTCTAGGGGggcacctgccccctccccccgcccgccGCAGTGTGCTGGGGAGCGGCGGGCACGCCAGATGGTGTGGCTGAGAATGCGGCGACGTTGCCGGGAGGTGAGGGCTGGCACGGGCGATGTGCGGCTGCGTGCCTCGTGGTGCCACCGGGGAGGGCGGGGGCGGACCGGTGAGGTGTAGCCCCCCATGCTCCGTGCTGACCTGTCCTGACCGCCAGCTCACCGCCAGCGTTTGCACTGACCCTTTGCCTGCTGCCCTGGGCTCCCGCGCCAGGCCCAGGCCCCACCCAAAGATAGGTGGGCACGTGCCCACAGCACCAGGCCTGATCTGAAAGTCCTGAGTCGGACCCCTGATGCACATCTCCCTAATCTGGGACAGAGGGCCATGAGGAGACCCACCGACCCTCCTGCAAAGCCAGCCCCCCGCAGGATTGTTGCCTTGCTCTAAGAGTACAGTGACCTGTGCCCAATAACCTTTGCCCTCTGGCATCTGGgccctgttttgttttgaaaagagCTCCTTCCCTAATGGGCTGTAGTCTCTGAGtctcttttttcttcaaattcattCTCATGCCTCACCAAGAGCAGTCCTGCTTGGACACCTCCTCCTGGGTGTCTTCCCTGATCTCCTCCTGGCAATTTCAGTACTTACCACCCACTGTTAGGACAAACCATTCACTCATGTCTCCCTGACTTGACTGTGGTGGCTACTTACCTTATATCTCAGTAGTCTGGGGCTTCACACAGGTTGTATAGAGTTGATGTTCAATAAATGCTCCTTGTATTAATGCCTAGCTGACTTAGAGGAGTTGGGGTACTGGAGCCTGTCTCCAGAGAATCTCCTAAAGCAGTAAGTTCTAAGGTCGCAGGTCAAGCCCAGAGCCCTCAGACTCCTCCTGCTGCCTTCGGCACAGATTTGTCTGGGGAGGAGGACTTGGGATGGGGTGGTGAGTCACAGGTTTTCCTTCGAGTGGCTCTCAGAGAGGGGGCTCTGTGCATGGAGGCTGAGTCTGGGGGTGCTGGGCCCCCATTCCCTGGGCACGAAGCTCAGACTCAGGGCACATGAGGTCCCTCACTGCCTCCCCCTCCTGGGGGGTTCCTGGCCAGCTGCAGACCCCCTTCTTGGGCTTCATATCTCTCAGCAGGCTCAGCGCCCCTCTCCTACCCCTTGTCCTACCCCACACCTTCATTGCATGGGGTAAATGCAACTTGCCACAGGGATGGGAGATGAGGTCCAGGGACATCGCTGAGTTGTCCCGCTCCCACTGCCATTTCTTCTTTGCTGATGCTGCTCCCCAAAGCCACCCCCAATACCTCAACCCTCTTTTGTGGGTCTGGCTCAGCCTCTCCTCCCTGGAAAGTTCTGACTTCCCACAGGCCCTTGCTGCTCTGGCTTCCTCAGAAGGACTGGGGGTGTTCATCGTGCCCGTTCCATAGAAAAGTCAAATCTGAATGTAGTATTACCCTCATCGGGCACCTTCAGTGGCTCCCCATCACCCCTAGGGTCAGGCCTTGCTCCTTAGGGACAACTGGATCTGGTTGCTGTGCAGTTCTCTCTGTATGTTTGTCCTTGCCTTGAAATCTGCCCCTCAGCCACTCTAAGCTCCTCCAGCTTTCACCAGACTCCTGCCTGTGATCTTGCTCAGGCTGTCCCCTCTGAATGGAGCACCCTCcactttcttcatcttttaagCCTAagcaccacctcctccaggaagcctctctGGGTTAGATGCCCTCCTCTGACTCCCCTCATGCCTTCTGCACACCTCTAGGGaggcacgggcttccctggtggctcagcggtaaagaatgtgcctgtcaatgcaggagacacaggttcgatccctgggtcaggaagatccactggagaaggaaatggcaacccactccagtattcttgcctggagaatcccatggacagaggagcctggtgggctacagtccttgggatggtaaagagtcagacacaacttagcaactaaatgatgATGACAGGGAGGCACAGGCCATGACCTTTGCCGCACAGGTCTCTCTCACCTGGTAGGCAGTAACTAGGTAAGGGGTCTGACACCCACGATATCCTCAATAAGTGGCTCAAAGGCCTGTCCCCTCATTGTCCAGAAACTGAATGCTGGAGCCAGGGCAGGACACCGGCCCATGGGCAGCTCCCCTTACTTTCCCCTCagtctccccccaaccccagcacTGACATAGAACATCAGCCTTCCCCTCGGTAAAATGGGCGTGATCATTACAATAAGATTCCTGTGGAGCATCAAATGAACAAACAGGTGTGGAAGCACTGCCTCCAGGTATGGCTGCTCTGGCCTCAAGCCCCCAAtcaactgtatttaaaaaaaaaaacaaaaaactttgttCCTGAAGTTCTGTTCATCACCACATCTTTGTTCTGCTTTTCTTGTCACTTTTCCAAGTGAGCAGTTGGGatgtcctgcccctgcccctgcatgGGTCCGGCCCGCAGAGGAAGGCAGTCAGATGAAGAGGGAGCTCAAGGTAGTCCAAAGAGCACCGGACTTAGCAGGGTCTCAACCTTGATCAAATCATGTAACCCTGCTtccgcatctgtaaaatgggaatagtgcCACGTGTCCACCTGCTGTCTCTCTCAGCGCTGATAGGAGGACAAAAAGACAGTGCTCGGGGTGGTTAAGTCCTGATTGATGGCGGATGGTGGGCACCCACGGGGCAGTGCAGGGCAGTGGGAAAAGCACAGGACAGCGTGCGTCCCAGGCTCTCTTTCCTCCGGGCGGGCTCTGCTTTGAACTTGCCCGTGACTTGGGCATGTCCTGATGTCCTCCCCTGAAAATCAGAACTCGGGAGCTGGGCTGGGGACTCCTGGGAGCCTGGCACTGGAAAGTTCTCAGATGCCTGAGCCCAGCGTTGGAGCATGGTGGCACCTGAGGCTGGCAGTGGTGCTGGCGCTCACAGGAGGGCAGCGTCCACAAGCCGTGCGTGGAGGGTGCACGTAGACAGCAGAGCCAGCAGAGCAGGAGATCATAATTTAACCTCCTGGTTTAGCCCCTGGGAAACTGGAGCCCAGGACAGTGTGCATGAGACTTAGCTGCTACTTCCTTAGTTCAGTACCCTGAGGAGTCAGGGGGCATGGGGAAGGAAGGGAACAGTTGAGGGGTAGGAGCCTCGAGGCCCAGTGCCCCaccttacagattaaaaaaatcccACATCACAGAAAGGGGACGCAACCTGCCCGGTGTCACACGAGTGGTGACAGAGCTGGGACGAGAAATGAGGACCTGATTACCTCTTGCGGGTCCTCCTGTCCCTCGGGCTTTAGAGCTCTCTGTAATAACGAAATATTTTATAATCCATAATAACGAAATGACAGCGGTAGTGTTATCGGCGCCGGGCCCTGGCTTCACTCACACACAGTCTTATTTCATTCTCACCATGACCTCAGATGTGGGATGACTGTTAACTCCACTTAAAGACAAGACGCTGAAGCCCAGAGCGGTTGAGGTTAAGGCTGCTGAACCCAGCTCTGTCTGACTGAGTCCAGCCGCTTACCCACTTTTACAAAATATGGTGTTCCTTTCTCTGAAACCCAGGTCATCTCTACACTGTGGGAgcagtgggctttccaggtggcactagtggtaaagaacccgcctgccaatgcaggagacatgagacgagatcccctggaggaggacacggagacccactccaggatccttgcctggagaatcccatggacagaggagcctggaggggtacagttcatagggtcgccgcaaagagtcgggcacgactgaggcaGCTTAGCACATGGGACCAGGAGACTCTGAAGGACAGAGGGAAAGGCGGGGGCCCTTGGAAGATACAGTGCCAAGGCTTTGCCTGTAGTCCAGGCCCCCA
Protein-coding regions in this window:
- the NEUROD2 gene encoding neurogenic differentiation factor 2, with translation MLTRLFSEPGLLSDVPKFASWGDGDDDEPRSDKGDAPPPPPPQPGPGAPGPARAAKPVPLRSDEVPEAALAEVKEEGELGGEEEEEEEEEEGLDEAEGERPKKRGPKKRKMTKARLERSKLRRQKANARERNRMHDLNAALDNLRKVVPCYSKTQKLSKIETLRLAKNYIWALSEILRSGKRPDLVSYVQTLCKGLSQPTTNLVAGCLQLNSRNFLTEQGADGTGRFHGSGGPFAMHPYPYPCSRLAGAQCQAAGGLGSGAAHALRTHGYCAAYETLYAAAGGGGASPDYNSSEYEGPLSPPLCLNGNFSLKQDSSPDHEKSYHYSMHYSALPGSRPTGHGLVFGSSAVRGGVHSENLLSYDMHLHHDRGPMYEELNAFFHN